Proteins encoded by one window of Sphingosinicella sp. BN140058:
- a CDS encoding HlyD family secretion protein: MKEGPITAAEPGEQADPSAEAAAPAASVEAPPKKKRGRLLVMLSVPLLLAAVGLYLWLSSGRYVSTDNAYVQQDKVAVAAEISGTISEVAVRENQPVRKGQLLFRIDPSQYRIALAQAEAQIAAARVQVNRTQAEVAGSGADIQGAEANVAYAQRAFDRQAELLGRGFTTRASHDEALHDLQEARERLANARSQAQVTRAQLSAGPDTNQPALLAAIAARDKAMLDLKRTEVRAPSDGYVTQTDRLQVGNAVVQGLSVVTVVRSGEVWVEANYKETDLAKMAPGQPAEVKLDAYPSAHIVGHVASIGRGTGSEFSVLPAQNATGNWVKVTQRVPVRIIIDSDPGRPLLAGLSAEVTVDTQETPPPAQGGRASLAHASQPQANGRR, translated from the coding sequence ATGAAGGAAGGTCCGATCACGGCCGCCGAGCCCGGCGAGCAGGCAGACCCGTCCGCCGAAGCGGCGGCACCGGCAGCGAGCGTCGAGGCGCCGCCGAAGAAGAAACGTGGCCGCCTGCTGGTGATGCTGTCGGTACCGTTGCTGCTCGCGGCCGTGGGCCTCTATCTGTGGCTGAGCTCGGGGCGCTACGTCTCGACCGACAATGCCTATGTCCAGCAGGACAAGGTCGCGGTCGCCGCCGAGATTTCCGGTACGATCTCGGAAGTCGCAGTGCGCGAGAACCAGCCGGTCAGGAAAGGCCAGCTGCTGTTCCGGATCGATCCGAGCCAGTACCGGATCGCGCTCGCCCAGGCGGAGGCGCAGATCGCCGCGGCGCGGGTGCAGGTCAACCGCACCCAGGCGGAGGTGGCGGGCAGCGGCGCCGACATCCAGGGCGCCGAGGCCAATGTGGCTTATGCCCAGCGCGCGTTCGACCGGCAGGCGGAATTGCTCGGGCGCGGCTTCACCACCCGCGCCAGCCATGACGAGGCGCTGCACGATCTCCAGGAAGCGCGCGAGCGCCTCGCCAACGCGCGGTCGCAGGCGCAGGTCACCCGCGCCCAGCTCAGCGCCGGTCCGGATACGAACCAGCCCGCTCTGCTCGCCGCGATCGCCGCGCGCGACAAGGCGATGCTGGACCTGAAGCGCACCGAAGTGCGGGCGCCGTCGGACGGCTACGTCACCCAGACCGATCGCCTCCAGGTCGGCAATGCCGTCGTCCAGGGCTTGTCGGTGGTCACCGTGGTGCGCAGCGGCGAAGTATGGGTCGAGGCCAATTACAAGGAAACGGATCTCGCCAAGATGGCGCCGGGCCAGCCGGCGGAGGTCAAGCTCGACGCCTATCCGAGCGCGCACATCGTCGGCCACGTCGCCTCCATTGGCCGCGGCACCGGCTCCGAATTCTCGGTGCTGCCGGCCCAGAACGCCACCGGCAATTGGGTGAAGGTGACGCAGCGCGTGCCGGTGCGGATCATCATCGACAGCGATCCCGGCCGTCCCCTGCTCGCGGGCCTTTCCGCCGAAGTCACCGTCGACACCCAGGAAACACCGCCGCCGGCGCAGGGCGGCCGCGCCAGCCTGGCGCACGCTTCGCAGCCGCAGGCGAACGGACGCCGGTAA
- a CDS encoding MarR family winged helix-turn-helix transcriptional regulator, giving the protein MDINFATEVGDTAHALRRAFDRRAGALGATRAQWRVLAKLARQDGQRQVELAEALEVEPITLSRMVDRLAEAGLVERRADGEDRRVWRIHLTAKAGPLLEKLRALADDFLADALVGISAPEQQAVLETLRRVRANLACTARITDKVA; this is encoded by the coding sequence ATGGACATCAATTTTGCCACCGAGGTCGGGGACACCGCCCACGCCCTGCGCCGCGCGTTCGATCGGCGGGCGGGGGCGCTTGGGGCGACTCGGGCGCAGTGGCGGGTGCTGGCGAAGCTGGCGCGGCAGGACGGGCAGCGGCAGGTGGAGCTTGCCGAGGCGCTGGAGGTCGAGCCGATCACCCTCTCGCGGATGGTCGACCGGCTCGCTGAGGCGGGGCTGGTCGAGCGCCGGGCGGATGGCGAGGATCGCCGGGTGTGGCGGATCCATCTCACCGCCAAGGCAGGCCCGCTGCTCGAAAAATTGCGCGCCCTCGCCGACGATTTCCTCGCCGACGCGCTGGTCGGCATCTCGGCGCCGGAGCAGCAGGCGGTTCTGGAAACCTTGCGGCGGGTGCGGGCCAATTTGGCCTGCACCGCCCGGATCACGGATAAAGTGGCATGA